A window from Setaria italica strain Yugu1 chromosome VIII, Setaria_italica_v2.0, whole genome shotgun sequence encodes these proteins:
- the LOC101752947 gene encoding salt stress-induced protein, translating to MQTILMAEKTIVVALFLAALIVVPTATADNIETKGICSKNPATKVGLWGGNEGIVKDISEAPKRLESITIISNYSIDSMEFSYIDQTGQKRSAGRWGGPGGTAHKLDLGPTEIVKEVSGTYNMFEGEICLTSFKLVTNARTWGPWAEEKGTRFSITAPTGTSIVGFFARGGTKYLAAIGVYFNKL from the exons ATGCAAACAATCCTAATGGCGGAAAAGACCATTGTGGTGGCACTGTTCCTCGCCGCCCTTATTGTGGTCCCAACAGCAACTGCGGATAACATCGAGACAAAAGGCATATGCTCCAAG AACCCTGCTACAAAGGTTGGATTATGGGGAGGAAACGAAGGGATTGTAAAGGACATCTCGGAGGCACCGAAGCGTCTGGAAAGCATCACCATTATCAGCAATTATTCCATAGACTCAATGGAATTTTCTTACATTGACCAGACTGGCCAGAAACGCAGTGCAGGTCGatggggaggtcctggtggtaCTGCTCACAAG CTTGATCTCGGCCCCACTGAGATTGTCAAGGAAGTTTCAGGAACATACAACATGTTCGAGGGTGAAATTTGCTTAACCTCATTCAAGCTTGTCACCAACGCCCGGACCTGGGGACCATGGGCAGAGGAGAAGGGAACACGTTTCAGCATCACCGCGCCAACTGGGACCAGTATCGTGGGCTTCTTCGCACGTGGAGGAACTAAATACCTTGCTGCGATTGGCGTTTACTTCAACAAACTCTGA